One window of Brevibacillus choshinensis genomic DNA carries:
- a CDS encoding TetR/AcrR family transcriptional regulator: MSKQSIDPRIVRTKKMLKEALSELIEEKGFDAITVKDLTSRAGLNRGTFYLNYVDKYDLLEKCEEEAIQGLIEISKHTQPTEVMQFLARNEIYPPMIRVFEYLTEHKAFFKAILGPKGDPTFQKKLRDFMETTFYEKLIPLHSNDTAKIVPIDYLIAYFTSANLGVIQHWLESGMKYTPRELATMMATLSLNGPTGLLFSKRSPSHPERESSD, from the coding sequence GAATCGTCCGGACTAAAAAAATGCTAAAAGAAGCCTTATCCGAATTAATCGAAGAGAAAGGCTTCGATGCCATCACCGTCAAGGATTTAACATCGAGAGCAGGTCTTAATCGCGGGACCTTCTATCTCAATTACGTGGATAAATACGACTTACTTGAGAAATGCGAGGAAGAAGCAATCCAAGGGTTAATCGAAATCTCGAAGCATACGCAACCGACAGAGGTCATGCAATTTTTAGCTCGGAACGAGATTTATCCACCTATGATTCGAGTCTTTGAATATTTGACAGAACACAAAGCCTTTTTCAAAGCGATCCTGGGACCTAAAGGCGACCCTACCTTTCAAAAAAAGTTGAGAGACTTTATGGAAACCACCTTCTACGAGAAGCTCATTCCCCTTCATTCGAACGATACAGCAAAGATCGTTCCTATCGATTATTTGATTGCGTATTTCACGTCTGCCAATCTCGGAGTCATTCAGCATTGGCTCGAATCAGGTATGAAGTACACCCCGAGAGAATTGGCGACCATGATGGCTACTTTATCCCTCAACGGTCCCACTGGCCTCTTATTTTCCAAGCGTTCCCCGTCACATCCAGAGAGAGAATCCAGTGATTAA
- a CDS encoding HlyD family secretion protein: MTNKRRMIPYLLVIIAIGVGGAFMAMKGTDTVTMAAAEKNTLLTADTVNAAFQGVGGKVTSILVGEEQPVKQGDILMQLDSTDLDLQIRKVHSDIQQQEIKIKQAKDAFQNGYEKVSTQEQQARLGIESAQASESLLNQGTRTEDLERQKLAIEAALQALDLAQTNYDRTKSLFDSGAVSKAALDTASNQLESTQNGLSQQQAVLQKMQTGATTQERQQARLQTEKAKTSMTQTSQARLDIQNSAYNIDLLETQKEALKIQLQTLELQKQRMVLTAPTDGKVTRVVPKVGEIIAPGAPVVLVESKQLYYNLYVDESQISHYQVDGLVNGRVVALNQDVQGKVRFITSAPQYASMRMSREKGQSDVSSFLVRVDVPRTASLLPGMTVEVNTGVDHH, encoded by the coding sequence GTGACGAATAAAAGGCGAATGATCCCTTATCTTCTCGTAATCATCGCGATTGGCGTAGGTGGTGCTTTCATGGCGATGAAAGGAACAGATACCGTAACCATGGCCGCTGCGGAAAAAAACACCTTGCTGACAGCGGACACGGTAAACGCGGCGTTCCAAGGTGTGGGTGGGAAGGTGACCTCCATCCTTGTAGGAGAAGAACAACCTGTGAAGCAGGGAGACATCCTCATGCAGCTAGATTCCACTGACCTCGATCTGCAAATCCGTAAAGTTCATTCAGACATTCAGCAGCAAGAGATAAAGATCAAACAAGCCAAGGATGCCTTCCAAAACGGGTATGAAAAAGTCAGCACCCAAGAACAGCAAGCGCGTCTCGGGATCGAAAGCGCGCAAGCATCCGAAAGCCTGCTAAACCAAGGAACTCGTACTGAAGATCTCGAACGTCAAAAGCTCGCGATAGAAGCAGCCCTTCAAGCACTCGATCTGGCCCAGACCAACTACGATCGCACCAAATCCCTTTTTGATAGTGGTGCCGTATCAAAGGCGGCTCTCGATACGGCTAGCAATCAGCTAGAATCCACTCAAAATGGGCTTTCCCAACAGCAAGCCGTCCTGCAAAAAATGCAAACGGGCGCTACCACTCAGGAACGTCAGCAAGCCCGCCTCCAGACTGAAAAAGCAAAAACATCGATGACCCAAACCTCTCAGGCAAGACTGGACATTCAAAACAGTGCGTACAACATCGACTTGCTAGAAACACAGAAAGAAGCTTTGAAGATTCAACTGCAGACATTGGAATTGCAAAAGCAACGAATGGTGCTGACAGCTCCCACAGATGGAAAAGTCACCCGAGTCGTTCCCAAGGTGGGAGAGATCATAGCACCTGGAGCACCCGTTGTCCTCGTGGAATCGAAGCAACTGTATTACAACCTATATGTGGATGAATCACAAATTTCCCACTACCAAGTCGACGGCCTGGTGAACGGACGCGTTGTCGCTTTGAACCAGGACGTCCAAGGGAAAGTTCGATTTATTACCTCCGCGCCACAGTATGCGAGCATGCGAATGAGTCGGGAAAAAGGACAATCGGATGTAAGCTCCTTCCTGGTTCGGGTCGATGTCCCTCGCACCGCTTCGCTGCTGCCCGGAATGACAGTGGAGGTGAATACGGGTGTGGACCATCATTGA
- a CDS encoding ABC transporter permease translates to MWTIIDEWKHITRGKFVVLILIVPLIVAAVFSYIFQNSTVNEASLAVVDQDHSVYSRQLITKLDASQYLQVNGVFDNYVEADPLLYNEKYSGVLYLPAGLETAYLQGKPINVGMYLDMTLTASANSIRTGVSEVIVVENATKSGPSTLTLEQRSLYNPTNQTAMSSIMMFVNVVMLVLLGLNTISIVPRLREQGRLPEELKNPLGIVFRVIPYALVGCVSCYLVIGVLKQFGGLRFEANWLQIFLPFFLYTLCTSLLAMLIGWTAPGAGKASGRIVMMIMPSFLLSGGQVPVALLPTLLQWVNKAIPLSLHFQVLRGFGYKGGDIRYFIPLLGHYLILICVILLVLFLLMLKEMKSLTRQQEDTPPAPSLAEGPYHV, encoded by the coding sequence GTGTGGACCATCATTGATGAATGGAAACACATCACCCGCGGTAAGTTCGTCGTTCTGATTCTGATCGTCCCCTTAATCGTCGCCGCCGTATTCAGTTACATCTTTCAAAACAGCACGGTTAACGAAGCATCATTGGCAGTCGTCGACCAAGACCATAGCGTGTACAGCCGCCAGCTCATCACCAAACTTGATGCCTCTCAATACCTCCAGGTGAACGGCGTCTTCGACAACTACGTGGAAGCCGATCCTCTCCTGTACAACGAAAAGTATTCAGGCGTACTCTATTTGCCTGCAGGCTTGGAAACGGCCTATCTGCAAGGAAAGCCTATAAATGTAGGCATGTATCTCGACATGACGTTGACCGCTAGTGCTAATAGCATCCGGACAGGTGTGAGTGAAGTCATTGTCGTCGAAAATGCGACCAAGAGCGGCCCCTCGACACTGACTTTGGAGCAACGGTCGTTGTACAATCCCACCAACCAGACCGCGATGAGCTCTATCATGATGTTTGTGAATGTCGTCATGCTCGTCCTGCTCGGTCTGAACACGATCTCGATTGTTCCCCGCTTGCGAGAACAAGGTCGATTACCAGAAGAATTGAAGAACCCATTAGGTATCGTATTCCGGGTCATACCGTATGCGCTTGTTGGCTGCGTCTCCTGCTATTTGGTGATCGGGGTACTGAAGCAATTTGGAGGGCTGCGGTTCGAAGCCAATTGGCTGCAAATCTTCCTCCCCTTCTTTTTGTATACGTTATGCACGAGCCTGCTTGCAATGCTGATCGGCTGGACAGCGCCTGGAGCAGGAAAAGCGAGCGGCCGCATCGTGATGATGATCATGCCTTCCTTTTTGCTTAGCGGAGGTCAGGTGCCTGTCGCGTTGCTACCGACTCTTCTCCAATGGGTCAACAAAGCCATTCCGCTGTCCTTGCACTTCCAGGTCCTTCGCGGGTTCGGCTACAAAGGTGGAGACATCCGTTACTTTATCCCTCTGCTCGGGCATTATCTCATATTGATCTGTGTGATCTTGCTGGTGCTCTTTCTCCTGATGCTAAAGGAAATGAAAAGTCTAACAAGGCAACAAGAAGACACACCCCCCGCTCCGTCATTGGCAGAAGGACCATACCACGTGTAA
- a CDS encoding ABC transporter ATP-binding protein, whose protein sequence is MALLELHNIHTYYGGIHALKGLTITVDQGEVVTLIGSNGAGKSTTLKTICGQTRAREGKIVFNGKDITQYRTHDVAQMGIAHVPEGRRIFPKLTVRENLEMGAFSVSDKKVIEEGVERAFAYFPRLKERINQKGGTMSGGEQQMLAIARGLMMKPKILMLDEPSMGLAPILVEQIFDIVTELNKEGMTILLVEQNANQALSVAHRGYVIQTGEIILKDDAQTLLANPQVREAYLA, encoded by the coding sequence ATGGCCTTGTTGGAATTGCATAACATTCACACCTATTACGGCGGAATCCACGCGTTGAAAGGCTTGACCATCACAGTAGATCAGGGCGAGGTCGTAACACTGATTGGTTCAAATGGTGCGGGGAAGTCGACCACACTGAAAACAATCTGTGGACAGACGCGTGCGCGTGAAGGGAAAATCGTGTTCAATGGCAAAGACATAACGCAGTATCGTACGCATGATGTCGCGCAGATGGGGATTGCCCACGTGCCTGAGGGACGGCGCATTTTCCCCAAGCTGACCGTTCGTGAGAATCTGGAGATGGGTGCATTCTCCGTCAGCGATAAAAAAGTGATCGAGGAAGGAGTCGAGCGGGCTTTTGCGTACTTTCCTCGTCTAAAAGAACGGATCAATCAAAAGGGCGGCACCATGTCCGGTGGAGAGCAGCAGATGCTTGCGATTGCTCGGGGGCTGATGATGAAGCCCAAGATCCTGATGCTCGACGAGCCTTCCATGGGATTGGCGCCAATTTTGGTGGAACAGATTTTTGACATCGTCACAGAGTTGAACAAAGAAGGCATGACGATCCTGTTGGTCGAGCAAAACGCGAATCAGGCCTTGTCGGTAGCCCATCGAGGCTATGTGATCCAGACGGGTGAAATCATTCTCAAAGACGATGCGCAGACCTTGCTGGCGAATCCACAGGTTCGCGAGGCATATCTGGCGTAG
- a CDS encoding ABC transporter ATP-binding protein, giving the protein MALLEAKSLTKRFGGLVANQDVSISIDTGTITAVIGPNGAGKTTFFNMITGFYEPDEGEILLNGKSIKGLRPDQIASRGITRTFQNIRLFKEMTALENVMVGVHSRLSAGLLGILFNTKRVREEEEKARVEAYQLMEYVGISHVANEAAGSLPYGLQRRLEIARAMATNPSIILLDEPAAGMNPRETVEMTEFIRRLKRELDLTIILIEHDMKLVMGLSEYIHVLDYGRKIAEGTPEQIRNNPNVIEAYLGKSASEVS; this is encoded by the coding sequence ATGGCATTGTTAGAAGCGAAGAGTTTGACGAAGCGATTTGGTGGTCTCGTTGCCAATCAGGACGTTTCGATTTCCATTGATACAGGTACGATTACGGCAGTCATTGGTCCAAATGGTGCAGGAAAAACGACCTTTTTCAATATGATCACGGGCTTTTACGAACCGGATGAAGGCGAGATCTTGTTAAACGGCAAAAGCATCAAAGGTCTGCGGCCAGATCAGATCGCGAGTCGCGGGATTACGAGGACGTTCCAAAATATCCGACTGTTCAAGGAAATGACGGCGCTGGAGAACGTGATGGTAGGCGTGCACAGCCGTTTGTCTGCAGGACTGTTGGGGATCTTGTTCAACACCAAGCGAGTGCGGGAGGAAGAAGAAAAAGCCCGCGTAGAAGCATACCAGCTGATGGAATACGTAGGAATTTCTCATGTAGCCAACGAGGCGGCAGGTAGTTTGCCGTACGGCCTACAGCGTCGCCTGGAAATCGCTCGCGCTATGGCGACCAATCCGAGCATTATTTTGCTGGACGAACCAGCGGCAGGGATGAACCCGCGCGAGACGGTGGAAATGACTGAATTCATTCGTCGCCTAAAGCGTGAGCTGGATCTGACCATCATCCTGATCGAGCATGACATGAAGCTGGTCATGGGCTTGAGCGAATACATTCACGTGTTGGATTACGGGCGCAAAATCGCAGAGGGAACACCGGAGCAAATCCGCAACAACCCAAACGTGATCGAGGCGTATCTCGGAAAAAGCGCGTCGGAAGTGTCGTAG